The following DNA comes from Kiritimatiellales bacterium.
TGGAACGATCTCTCTGAAGCAGACCGGCTCGAATATCTGGCCCGGTTAATTCGCGTTGTAAACAATGTAAAAACAGCAGATCCATGGATCGATCGTGAACATATGTCCAGCTATCAGGAGGGTATGTATGGAATCCTCGGTCTGATGTGGCCGATCGGTATTGTGGCATACGGATCTGGAGTGGAGACACAACTCATTGATGAATGGATCAACGAGGGTTGGACTGAAAATATGCGCATGATTGAACATCGCGGGAGTTATACGGGCGATGACGGAGGAGGCGCAGCACCGACGCTGGGTTACGTGGCCTGCTGGTATCCTTATGCCGAATGGAATTTTTATTACACCCTGTTATCTGCAACCGGCCTGGATATTCTTGACCAAATTCAATATAATGCATTGATGCCGAACTATGTTTTCTGGAATCTGCTTCCATCGCGTACGCTTCATGGTCCGGCGGAATACGGCTACGGTGATTCATATCATATGAACGGGAATCGCACATCGAGCCGTGATTTTTTGTATACTAATATGTCGGTCATTGAAGATTTATTTGGTCAAAAATATCCGGATACCGCGACTCTGGCCAAGCATATTAAGCGAATGCTTCCGACAAATTTACAGCGATGGAGAAATGATTATTTTATTTATCCGTTTTTGTTGACGAACGATGTTAACTCGATTGATTCCGGCGATATTAACCGGCTTCCGAACGCACGCAATTTTGAAAAAATGGGACAGGTGTTTATGTGTTCCGGTTTTACCCCCGAAGATGTATACTGCCTGTTTGCGGCTGGCGGAGCTCTAAGACAGCATCGCCAATTTGATGCACTCAGCTTTATTATTTATTCAAACGACGGATTTCTGGCGATTGACAGCGGAGATCGGTATGGGGAAGTGGAACGAAACGCTCCTCACATTGCAAACTACTATTCACAAAGTGTTGCACATAATACAATCCTCATACATCAGCCGAACGAGCCGGTGACCAGCTATTTTGGCCATAAGGCATTGCAAATGGATGGCGGACAACATAATTTTACAGGCTCCCGACTGGAAGCTTTTGAAACCAATACCGATTATACATATGTCGCAGGCGATGGCACCGGTTGCTATTTTCATGGGGGCGATCTACCGGAAAAGGTCAGCCTGGTGACACGACAAATGATTTTTTTGCGGCCGAATTATTTTGTGATTTTCGACCGCGTTAACAGCACTCGTTCTGAATATCCAAAAACATGGTTATTGCATACAATCAATGAACCTCAACTATTTGACAGCGCATTCTATGTTGACCATGAGAAAAATCGTCTGTTTTGCCAGACCCTTCTGCCCGAAAAAGCCAAATTATCAATTGTTGGAGGTTCAGGGAAAGAATTTTGGTCGGCAGGTCGTAACTGGCCTTTACCTTTGACCGCCGCAGAAATGAAAAAACATGAAACGGCCGGGCGGTGGCGCGTTGAAGTTCGTCCTCGTAATAAACGAAACAACGATTACTTTCTGCACGTTTTACAGGTGACTGATCAGAATGTTGAAGAAATGAACGTTTCTGAATTATTACAAACAAAAGATCACTATGGAGTCAAGATAGAGATCGGTGACCGTTGCTGGAAACTTGCCTTCAACAGGAAAGGAATGCTTGGTGGAACAATTTCCTGTGAAGGGAATACAAATTTCATAAAAAAACTCACAAACGATATTCAGCTACAATCTGGAATCTTTTCATCAGAACCGTAATTCTTTAAAAAAATGTTATTATGAGAAGACAAATAAATGCGGCATTTTTTAACAACAATGTTATATGGGCAGAGAAGCAGGGGAGTCATATTATTGATTTGGTCTTTGGTTCAGACCGGCGTAAAACGCTAACAAAACTTGCAAATTTTTATCCTGAAATCATAACGTCTGAAAATTTTGAAAACCACACAGCAATTCTTCATGATCTGGAAATAATTTTTTCAACATGGGAAATGCCGGTACTGACGAGTGAACAGATAGCTCAAATGAAAAATCTCAAAGCAGTTTTTTACGCCGCTGGTGCCACACAGTATTTCCGAGAGCCATTTATAAAAGAGGGTGTGATTGTGTGTAGCGCTACTGCGGCCAATGCCGTTCCGGTTGCAGAAT
Coding sequences within:
- a CDS encoding heparinase II/III family protein, encoding MMNLNYKQGIIFLAILLSGLYAVSDVFQKKQIRTDHPRLFFNADTLPAVISRALNEEKAWYRHYVKNRAVRLLNEKELPSIRDRGDAVGGHYDYGMQAAWSAFTYLVEEDATYLALAQKCIETSLDFYELCYSKQEEVSWRSCSRTHLVMAIDWLWNDLSEADRLEYLARLIRVVNNVKTADPWIDREHMSSYQEGMYGILGLMWPIGIVAYGSGVETQLIDEWINEGWTENMRMIEHRGSYTGDDGGGAAPTLGYVACWYPYAEWNFYYTLLSATGLDILDQIQYNALMPNYVFWNLLPSRTLHGPAEYGYGDSYHMNGNRTSSRDFLYTNMSVIEDLFGQKYPDTATLAKHIKRMLPTNLQRWRNDYFIYPFLLTNDVNSIDSGDINRLPNARNFEKMGQVFMCSGFTPEDVYCLFAAGGALRQHRQFDALSFIIYSNDGFLAIDSGDRYGEVERNAPHIANYYSQSVAHNTILIHQPNEPVTSYFGHKALQMDGGQHNFTGSRLEAFETNTDYTYVAGDGTGCYFHGGDLPEKVSLVTRQMIFLRPNYFVIFDRVNSTRSEYPKTWLLHTINEPQLFDSAFYVDHEKNRLFCQTLLPEKAKLSIVGGSGKEFWSAGRNWPLPLTAAEMKKHETAGRWRVEVRPRNKRNNDYFLHVLQVTDQNVEEMNVSELLQTKDHYGVKIEIGDRCWKLAFNRKGMLGGTISCEGNTNFIKKLTNDIQLQSGIFSSEP